A genomic window from Amia ocellicauda isolate fAmiCal2 chromosome 15, fAmiCal2.hap1, whole genome shotgun sequence includes:
- the LOC136771391 gene encoding stimulated by retinoic acid gene 8 protein homolog: MASRAVVDGSGQPREKDPYRARRRVLQAQHRATLAGLLDSLRDVVCPDARKNPTKWQLLRRAKRFLQQQERQLSRLLRMKEVYQVDTGGPCSMEEVREEYRNLYSFCSPKPAARPIRKLISPAPDLASHSEGQVLRGAGDVLVSQSSICSLPNILEFEGYLFFYRQTLELLVTSGVLTPEQTGLAVVSEAISGLWATLPGERRAAIQACSLEREFCTCHGCPRDPLPSGPGDLAYTQPVHLSTPLDLSQVNSQGLSGSSGSTNEEDLFQDAYEMVQREMDTASENSPTLECPDNSSVEELKEIYSEIMGFVKTQLSVEPELTEELCLAADYEAVFLRCTETFEDDDL, from the exons ATGGCGAGCCGGGCTGTGGTGGACGGTTCTGGTCAGCCCAGGGAGAAGGACCCCTACAGGGCCCGTCGGCGAGTCCTACAGGCCCAGCACCGAGCCACACTGGCAGGCCTGCTGGACAGCCTGAGAGATGTGGTGTGCCCCGACGCCCGCAAGAACCCCACCAAG tggcaGCTCCTGCGCCGGGCCAAGAGATTCCTCCAGCAGCAAGAGAGACAGTTAAGCCGATTGCTGAGGATGAAAG AGGTGTACCAGGTGGACACTGGGGGTCCGTGCAGCATGGAGGAAGTGAGAGAAGAGTATCGCAACTTATATTCATTCTGCAG CCCTAAACCTGCAGCAAGACCGATTCGGAAACTGATCTCTCCTGCACCAGATCTGGCAAGCCATAGTGAGGGGCAGGTCCTGCGTGGCGCCGGTGATGTCCTTGTCTCCCAGTCTTCCATCTGCTCTCTTCCCAATATCCTGGAGTTTGAAGG GTACCTGTTCTTCTACAGACAGACGCTGGAGCTGCTGGTGACGAGCGGGGTGCTCACCCCCGAGCAGACCGGCCTGGCCGTGGTGTCGGAGGCCATCTCGGGGTTGTGGGCAACCCTGCCGGGGGAGAGGAGGGCTGCTATTCAGGCCTGCAGCTTGGAGCGCGAGTTCTGCACCTGCCACGGCTGCCCACGTGACCCCCTGCCCTCAGGCCCGGGAGACCTG gCTTATACACAGCCCGTCCATCTCAGCACCCCTCTGGACTTGTCTCAGGTCAACAGCCAGGGGCTGTCAGGGTCATCGGGGTCCACTAATGAGGAG gacCTGTTCCAAGATGCTTATGAAATGGTTCAGAGGGAAATGGACACAGCCTCCGAAAACAG CCCCACGTTGGAGTGCCCTGACAACAGCAGCGTCGAGGAGCTGAAGGAAATCTACAGTGAGATCATGGGCTTCGTGAAGACCCAGCTGTCTGTGGAGCCTGAACTGACAGAG GAGCTGTGTCTGGCTGCAGATTATGAGGCGGTTTTCCTGCGGTGCACCGAGACGTTTGAGGATGACGACCTGTGA